One Acidobacteriota bacterium genomic window, GCGATCGGTCACGCGCACGATCTCGTACGGCGTCATGCGCACGCCCTGGTTGGGGAACAGCGAGAACGCGTTGGTGATCTCCATCAACGTCGCCTCACCGGCGCCGAGCGCGCTCGACAGGTACGGCGGAATCGGCGACGTGAACCCCAGCTTGCCGGCGTACTGGATCACCTGCTTCGGCCCCAGCGCGTTCATGAGGCGCACCGTCGGCACGTTGCGTGACTGCTCCAGCGCGCGACGGACGGAAATCGGTCCCTGGAACGTCTTGTCGTAGTTCATCGGCGAGTAGGGCGGCGTACCCGGGAACGTCACCGGCGCGTCGAGGAGCGTGCTCGCGGGCGTGTAGCCGCGATCGATCGCCGCGGTGTACACCACCAGCTTGAACGTGGATCCGAGCTGACGCGACGCCTGTACCGCGCGATTGAACTTGCTGCGCTCGAAGTCGAACCCACCCACCATCGCCAGCACGCGGCCGGTGCGGTTGTCGAGCGCGACGATGCCGCCCTGAAGTTCGGGCTCCTGATCGAGCCGTGCAACGGCGGCGTGCTCGGTGGTGTTGACCTCTTCGAGCAGGACCTGCACGAGATCGCCGCGCGAGACGAGCGCCGACGCGGTGGCCTTGCCCGTCCACGAGAAGCCGCTTCGCGGGATGCGGATGTCGAGCCGCCCTGCACGCGCCTGGATCTCCGTGGCGCTCGTCCCCGTCACCACGGCGGGGACGACATCGCCGACGGCCATCGGACCCTGCCAGCGGGGATGACGATAGGCATCGAGGTCGGCGCCCTGCGTGAGCAGGTTGGTGGGCTTGCGGAACCCGCGTCGCTGATCGAGACGTCGGAGGCCTGCCTGCAGCGCGCGCGTGGCGGCCTGCTGCAGCGGCAGGTCGAGGCTGGTCTGCACCGACAGGCCGTTCTCGTACAGCTGCTTGGCGCCGAATCGCGCTTCGATCTGTTGACGCACGTCTTCGACGAAGTACGGCGCGGGCGACCAGGGTTGCGTCGGCAGGCCCGCCGTCTTGATCGGACTGGCCTTGGCGGTCTCGGCCTCGGTAGCGGTGATGAAGCCCTCGTCTGCCATGCGCTGCAGCGCATAGTTGCGTCGCCGGCGCGCGGCGTCGGGATTCACGTAAGGACTCTGCCGCACGTTGCCCTGGATGATCCCGGCGATCATGGCGGCCTCTTCGACCGCGAGCGATTTGGCCGGTTTGCCGAAGTAGAGGCGTGACGCGGCTTCGACACCGTAGGCGCCGTGCCCGAAGTATGTCGTGTTGCAGTAGAGGGTGAGGATCTCGCGCTTGGTGAAGCGCTTCTCCAACTGCACCGAGATAATGGCTTCCTTGATCTTGCGTTCCCAGCCCGCCACGCCGGTGCGTGCGTAGACGCCCGCCTGCATGTACTCGTTCTGCAGGAACAGCATGCGCGCGAGCTGCTGCGTGATGGTGCTGGCGCCGGCGCGCTGGTTGTGGACCACGTCCTTGAACGCGGTCATCACGATGCGCGGGAGGCTGAGGCCGACGTGCTCCTCGAACTCCTGGTCTTCGGCAGCGATGATGGCCTGACGCAGCAACGGCGAGATGCCTTCGTAGGGCACCACGACCCGGCGCTCCTTGGCGAACTCGCCGATCACGCTGCCGTCGCTGGCGTGGATCCGCGTGATCGTGCTCGGCGCGTAGTCGTCGAGCGCCGAGATCTGCGGCAGGTCGCCCGCGAACGCAAACAGCACGCCGCTGATCGCGCCGAGGGCGATCGTCAGCAGGAACAGCAGGAACACCGTCGCCTGGCGCGCGACGCGGACGACGTAGGTGGCCATCAACGTAACAGCGTAGCAGGGGAGCGCGCGCGGGTGTGCCAGGGGTTGACACCCCTGGCCTCCATCCCGAACCGGACGTCAGGACGCATCCCAACCGGACGACTGGAGGCCAGGGGCTTCAGCCCCTGGCGCAGACGAACGGATTGAACGCGGTCACGAACTACAGCGGCGGCTTCGGAGCCGGCTTCTCGGTGGACTCGTCCGGCGGCGGTGGCGGCGGAGCCTGCTGGCGGCCGCGGGGAGCGACCGCACGCTGGGCGCGCTCGTACGGATCTTCCGGTGGCGGCGTCGGACCGTAGCCGCCCGCTGGCGGGCCGATTCGCGTGGGACCGATGCCGCGGCGCAGTTCCTCGGTGGTGCTGCTTCCCGTTCGCCGGTTCACGCCACCGTAGTATCCGCCCGGACCGTACACGGTGGTGCCGCCGGGACCGCCGTAGGGCGACACGTATCCGGGGCCGTAGCCATAGCCGCCGCGCGGCACGCCGTACCGGGCGGGTGGCCCCACGCGCTGCGTGACGAAGGCCGACGTGTTGGCCAGCGTGCGCGGATCGACCGCGTAGGTGCCGACCCGTCCGCGCCTGCCGAACTGATCCGACGGAATCACGGTCCAGGCACGCACGGGATCGAAGCCGGCGGCGGCATAGGCACTCCTCGGCTGCGAGACGCGATCCCAGTTCCACGTGCTGCGCGTCTGCGAGCCGAGCGGACTCCAGCCGATGTAGCCCGGCCCAACACTCCACGTGACACGCGATGGCGCCCACTGCCGTCCCGGCTGCCAGAACCATCGCCCTGTCGCGTTCACGTCCCACTGACCGAAATGGTGCGTCGGCCAGCCCCATCGCTCCTGGCCCACCCACAGCCACTGATTCGCGGGGCCATAAGGCTGCCAGTAGCCGTCGCCGTACGGCCGCCAGTCGGGGCCGACAGCCGGATACCACACGGCCCCCAGGCGGGGGTCGGTCTCCCACGTGCCGCTGCTGTTGAAGACGTCGGTGTAGGCCTCGAAGCGCGGATCCTGGAACGTTTCGAGCGGAGCGCCCGTGGCCGGTGAGGCGGGCGAGCGGTTCGCCCACTCGACGAAGCTGTCGCGGCCTGCGGCGTTGAAGGCGGTGGCGGTCCCCGGCGTGACACCCTCGCGCAGGGCGATTTGCTGTCCGGCCTCGACCACCCGCTCCTGCGCACCCGCGTCGACGGTTGCCCGCCCACGCACGACCACCATCGTCGTGGTGGGGCCGTCGATGGAGACGCGATATTCGCCGTCGGCGCCGAGCTGGACCGGTGCGGCCGGCGTGTCGAGGCGCAGGGATGCCGTCGCTCCGGCCGGTCTCACGATCACCGCACGACCCGCGGCCACGCCCAGCGCGTCTGCCGCAAGGACGTCGAGCCTGGCGTCCTTGTCCAGCGCCACGCGCGTGCCGTCGCCCCAGAGCATCTGCACGAACGCCTGCCCGGTGTCGACGCGGTCGCCGAACAGCACCGGATCCCCGACGTCGAGGGGATCCACGACTGCCTCGCGGGAGCGCGTGGCCTCGGACCCGTCGAGACGCAGGACGTGCGGTGGCGCCTCGGCCGCGACGTCCTCTTCAGCGCCGGCGGGCGCCTCCGCGGGAGCCGCCGGCTGCGCTGCGGAAACAGCGGGAACACCAGCCAGAAGGGCGAGGACCAGGGGATACGCGACAGGAACCTTCATGACCATCCTTTCGGCGGGCGGCCGTGGCATCTCCATGGGCCGGCCCACTTTCATCAACGGCGCGGACGCCGGAACTGCACAGGACTTCCGGAATTATTGTTGACACTATCACGCTCAACATATATGATTCTCTGGTTATTAGGGGCTGCCGAGGGATCACCCACGGGAACGGGCCCCGGTTTGCAGAGGCAGAGGGGCAGACGTCATGAGCAAAGTCATTGGTATCGACCTCGGAACGACCAACTCGGTCGTAGCGGTCATGGAGGGTGGGGAACCCACCGTCATCACGAATCCGGAAGGCAGCCGGCTGACGCCGTCGGTCGTGGCCTTCACCAAGTCCGGCGAGCGGCTGGTGGGCCAGGTCGCGAAGCGACAGGCCGCGACCAACGCCGAGAACACCATCTATTCGATCAAGCGCTTCATGGGGCGTCGCTTCGACGAGGTCAGCGACGAGATGAAGCTCGTGCCTTACCACGTCGTCAGGGATGGCAACGACGTGCGCATCGAGGCGGGTGGCCAGAAGTGGGCGCCGCCGCAGATCAGCGCGATGATCCTCCAGAAGTTGAAGCAGGCCGCCGAGGAGTACCTCGGGCAGCCCGTGTCGCAGGCCGTCATCACGGTGCCCGCGTACTTCAACGACGCGCAGCGCCAGGCCACCATCGAAGCGGGCCGTATCGCCGGTCTCGACGTCAAGCGCCTGGTCAACGAGCCGACGGCCGCCGCGCTCGCGTACGGTCTGGACAAGAAGCGCGATCAGACGATCGCCGTCTTCGACTTCGGCGGCGGCACCTTCGACATCTCGATCCTCGAGGTAGGCGAAGGCGTGGTCGAAGTGAAGTCGACCAACGGCGACACGCACCTCGGCGGTGACAACCTCGATCAGCGCGTGATCGAGTGGATCATCGCGGAATTCAAGAAGCAGGACGGGATCGATCTGAGCAAGGACCGCATGGCGCTCCAGCGGCTGCGTGAGGCGGCCGAGAAGGCCAAGATCGAGCTTTCGACGACGATGCAGACAGACATCAGTCTGCCGTTCATCACGGCCGACGCGTCGGGCGCCAAGCACCTCTCGCTGCAGCTCACGCGGGCGAGGTTCGAGTCGCTCGTCGAGGATCTGCTCCAGCGCGCCCTCGGACCGACGCGGCAGGCTCTGGCCGACGCGGGCCTGCAGGCGTCCGGCATCGACGAGGTCGTGCTGGTGGGCGGCTCCACGCGCGTGCCGCGCGTACAGCAACTCGTGAAGGAGTTGTTCGGCAAGGAGCCGAACAAGAGCGTGAACCCCGACGAAGTCGTGGCGATCGGCGCCGCGGTGCAGGCCGGCGTGCTCACGGGCGAGGTCAAGGACCTGCTCCTGCTCGACGTGACGCCGCTCTCGCTCGGCATCGAGACGCTCGGCGGCATCATGACGCGCCTCATCGAGCGCAACACCACGATCCCGACGCGCAAGAGCGAGGTCTTCTCGACGGCGAGCGACAACCAGCCGAGCGTGGAAGTCAACGTCGTGCAGGGCGAGCGCCAGATGGCGCGCGACAACAAGAGCCTTGGCAAGTTCCATCTCGATGGCATTCCGCCCGCACCGCGCGGTGTGCCGCAGGTGGAAGTCACGTTCGACATCGATGCCAACGGCGTGGTCAACGTGTCGGCGAAGGACCGTGCCACGGGCAAGGAGCAGAAGATCACCATCACCGGCTCCAGCGGCCTCAGCAAGGACGAGGTCGACAAGATGATGAAGGACGCCGAACTGCACGCCGAGGAGGACCGCAAGCGGCGTGAGCAGATCGAGACGCGCAACAAGGCGGAGCAGGCGGCCTATGCGGCCGAGCGCATGCTCGCCGACGCCGGAGACAAGCTCACCGACGCGGACAAGCAGCCGGTCACCGACGCGATCGCGGCGGTGCGCACGGCGCTGCAGGGGGAAGACAACGCGGCCATCGAGAGCGCCGTGGAGCGGCTCGTGCAGGCGCAGGGCAAGGCCGCCGAGGCGCTGTACCGGCAGACCCAGGACGCGGGTCAGCCGGGCGGATCCACCGAAGGCGCGGCAGGCAGCACCCCGGCCGATGGGGAAGTGATCGACGCCGAGGTCGTGGACGAGAAGTAGGCGATGACGCCGTACGAACTGCTGGGACTCGATCGGGACGCCTCGGAGGCGCAGGTGCGGCGGGCCTACCGCCGCCTCGCGCGCCGCTGGCATCCCGATCTGAATCCCGGCAACGCGGAGGCCGCGCGGCGATACGCCGCCATCACCGAGGCATTCGAGATCCTGGTGGACCCCGTCCGCCGGCGATCGTTCGATGCCTCGGGTGCGGTGCCGGCGGCGCCTGCCGCCGCGCCGGCCGCCTTCGCGGGGTTCGACTTCTCACTGACGATGCAGGGCGCGCAGGCGTCGACGTTCGGCGATCTGTTCGTCGACGTGTTCCGCGAGGCGGCCGGTGGCACGGGCGCCGCGCGCGGATCGGACATCCACGCGGCCGTCACGCTCACGTTGCGTGACGTGGTGTCGGGTACCACGTGCCGCGTGCCCGTGCACCGGCGCGTGACGTGCACGCTCTGTCGCGGGCGTGGCATCGTCGACGCGCCGCCCGTGCCGTGTCGGCACTGCGGCGCGACCGGGCAGCAGCGGCTCGGTCGCGGGCACATGGTGTTCGTCAAGCCGTGCGAGGCCTGTGGCGGTGTCGGCGCACTGAATCAGCGCACCTGTCACGGGTGCCATGGGCATGGACAGCACGACAGCGCGACGACCGTCGACGTGATGGTGCCTTCGGGCGTGACGGACGGCGAGGCGATCGTCGCGAGCGGGCAGGGACACGCGGGTGTCCGCGGTGGCGCGCCGGGCGATCTCCACGTGCACGTCCACGTGGCGCCGGACGAGCGCCTCACACGCGTCGGTAACGACTTACACATGACGCTGCCTGTGGCCGTGCACGAAGCGGTGCTCGGCGCGCGCGTGCCGGTGCCGACGCTCGACGGTCCGCTGTCGGTGCGGGTACCCCCGGGTCTCCAGCCCGGCCAGCGTCTCCGCCTGCGCGAGCGCGGCGTGCCGTCGCGGCGCACGGGCCAGCGC contains:
- a CDS encoding PBP1A family penicillin-binding protein, encoding MATYVVRVARQATVFLLFLLTIALGAISGVLFAFAGDLPQISALDDYAPSTITRIHASDGSVIGEFAKERRVVVPYEGISPLLRQAIIAAEDQEFEEHVGLSLPRIVMTAFKDVVHNQRAGASTITQQLARMLFLQNEYMQAGVYARTGVAGWERKIKEAIISVQLEKRFTKREILTLYCNTTYFGHGAYGVEAASRLYFGKPAKSLAVEEAAMIAGIIQGNVRQSPYVNPDAARRRRNYALQRMADEGFITATEAETAKASPIKTAGLPTQPWSPAPYFVEDVRQQIEARFGAKQLYENGLSVQTSLDLPLQQAATRALQAGLRRLDQRRGFRKPTNLLTQGADLDAYRHPRWQGPMAVGDVVPAVVTGTSATEIQARAGRLDIRIPRSGFSWTGKATASALVSRGDLVQVLLEEVNTTEHAAVARLDQEPELQGGIVALDNRTGRVLAMVGGFDFERSKFNRAVQASRQLGSTFKLVVYTAAIDRGYTPASTLLDAPVTFPGTPPYSPMNYDKTFQGPISVRRALEQSRNVPTVRLMNALGPKQVIQYAGKLGFTSPIPPYLSSALGAGEATLMEITNAFSLFPNQGVRMTPYEIVRVTDREGNALEENRPVPTEAIRADTAYVMTSLLRGVVQHGTAARANALGWPLGGKTGTTDDFTDAWFIGFDPDITIGVWVGFDTRRTIGQGQSGSVAALPIWMDVMSHWIERQRKAGKDVPEFPAPGNIVFTTNEAGQREAFIAGTEPGAEIR
- the dnaK gene encoding molecular chaperone DnaK; the encoded protein is MSKVIGIDLGTTNSVVAVMEGGEPTVITNPEGSRLTPSVVAFTKSGERLVGQVAKRQAATNAENTIYSIKRFMGRRFDEVSDEMKLVPYHVVRDGNDVRIEAGGQKWAPPQISAMILQKLKQAAEEYLGQPVSQAVITVPAYFNDAQRQATIEAGRIAGLDVKRLVNEPTAAALAYGLDKKRDQTIAVFDFGGGTFDISILEVGEGVVEVKSTNGDTHLGGDNLDQRVIEWIIAEFKKQDGIDLSKDRMALQRLREAAEKAKIELSTTMQTDISLPFITADASGAKHLSLQLTRARFESLVEDLLQRALGPTRQALADAGLQASGIDEVVLVGGSTRVPRVQQLVKELFGKEPNKSVNPDEVVAIGAAVQAGVLTGEVKDLLLLDVTPLSLGIETLGGIMTRLIERNTTIPTRKSEVFSTASDNQPSVEVNVVQGERQMARDNKSLGKFHLDGIPPAPRGVPQVEVTFDIDANGVVNVSAKDRATGKEQKITITGSSGLSKDEVDKMMKDAELHAEEDRKRREQIETRNKAEQAAYAAERMLADAGDKLTDADKQPVTDAIAAVRTALQGEDNAAIESAVERLVQAQGKAAEALYRQTQDAGQPGGSTEGAAGSTPADGEVIDAEVVDEK
- a CDS encoding J domain-containing protein, whose amino-acid sequence is MTPYELLGLDRDASEAQVRRAYRRLARRWHPDLNPGNAEAARRYAAITEAFEILVDPVRRRSFDASGAVPAAPAAAPAAFAGFDFSLTMQGAQASTFGDLFVDVFREAAGGTGAARGSDIHAAVTLTLRDVVSGTTCRVPVHRRVTCTLCRGRGIVDAPPVPCRHCGATGQQRLGRGHMVFVKPCEACGGVGALNQRTCHGCHGHGQHDSATTVDVMVPSGVTDGEAIVASGQGHAGVRGGAPGDLHVHVHVAPDERLTRVGNDLHMTLPVAVHEAVLGARVPVPTLDGPLSVRVPPGLQPGQRLRLRERGVPSRRTGQRGDLVLDVQLVLPPVIDARGRELMQEFARLHPEDVRAAWFGERVTVGEAQESADARQAPATASIIEVTGKGE